The following coding sequences lie in one Haematobia irritans isolate KBUSLIRL chromosome 3, ASM5000362v1, whole genome shotgun sequence genomic window:
- the LOC142228863 gene encoding uncharacterized protein LOC142228863: MVKFQLSWLCGTIILIFALHKTDALRLNPFSLFSDITKRLDEQSSLLLCIARSCNPLAIKEAFQLNDSAESRLERKFAFPETQAIMAMKLASILDRVTPKFLAIEPNCKDLSYTCPTRENIETLLPPEVNEYTSLLRKIVASTKCINLGNISRVFNLVGKDVGYLENNPDHSGSVFKRILPAVSYMAEELEKLCNKA, from the exons ATGGTTAAATTTCAATTGAGTTGGTTGTGTGGTA CTATAATCCTGATATTTGCTTTGCACAAAACCGATGCCTTGAGACTCAATCCTTTTAGTCTCTTCTCGGATATTACAAAGAGACTGGATGAACAAAGCTCTTTACTACTGTGTATAGCTCGCAGTTGCAATCCTTTAGCCATTAAGGAAGCCTTCCAACTTAATGACTCTGCTGAATCCAGACTTGAGCGAAAATTTGCATTCCCTGAAACTCAAGCGATTATGGCAATGAAACTTGCTTCCATACTTGATAGAGTAACACCAAAATTTTTGGCTATTGAACCCAACTGTAAAGATCTTAGCTACACTTGTCCTACGCGGGAAAATATTGAAACTCTTCTACCCCCAGAAGTCAATGAGTATACAAGTCTTTTACGTAAAATTGTGGCATCAACAAAATGTATAAATCTTGGCAATATTAGTCGAGTATTTAATCTGGTAGGAAAGGATGTGGGATATTTGGAAAACAATCCTGATCATTCAGGCAGTGTATTCAAAAGGATTCTACCTGCAGTTTCTTATATGGCTGAGGAACTTGAAAAACTCTGTAATAAAGCCTAA